A genomic window from Marivivens aquimaris includes:
- a CDS encoding SpoIIAA family protein — protein MFKETLTERDDVIGLVCEGKLTETEFKHMHALLHERLGTTDNPGLVLDLTSFEGYEEPSAMLEDLKVDTAHANDFGRIAVVGERRWMEWGARVVNLLTGSEMQWFESSDTESAIAWARDG, from the coding sequence ATGTTCAAGGAAACGCTGACCGAGCGTGATGATGTCATCGGGCTCGTCTGCGAAGGCAAGTTGACGGAGACAGAATTCAAGCATATGCACGCGCTGCTTCATGAGCGTCTTGGAACAACCGATAATCCGGGTCTGGTTCTCGACCTTACAAGTTTCGAGGGCTACGAAGAGCCTTCGGCGATGCTAGAAGATCTGAAGGTCGACACCGCCCACGCGAACGATTTCGGTCGCATAGCGGTTGTCGGAGAACGCAGATGGATGGAATGGGGCGCACGGGTGGTCAACCTATTGACGGGCTCCGAGATGCAGTGGTTCGAATCCAGCGATACCGAGTCCGCAATTGCGTGGGCGCGTGACGGGTAG
- a CDS encoding cation diffusion facilitator family transporter, with protein MPHDHGHAHIDPDSGDRRVAIAIWANGLLTVAQIVGGILSGSLALIADALHNFSDMASLVIAFAARKIARRPADERMTFGYGRVEIVAALINYTTLIVIGFYLIYEGGMRMIDPPEVMGWTVVILGGIALVVDTLTAMLTYSMQKGSVNIRALFLHNLSDALASVAVIVAGSLIILYDMRWVDPAITIGIATYILYLSFTEIGGPIRTLMLGSPPDIDNEAVVEAMRKVEGVADVHHVHLWQMQEHEAALDCHVVVAAEGWSKIEEIKSAIKERLKEEFGISHSSLEFEHEDRAHQNADLYGHGNASEKEKTNVQGNADRA; from the coding sequence ATGCCACATGACCACGGGCACGCGCATATCGATCCGGATTCTGGCGATCGGCGGGTTGCCATCGCGATCTGGGCGAACGGGCTTCTTACCGTTGCGCAAATCGTCGGGGGCATATTGTCGGGCAGCCTGGCACTGATCGCCGATGCGCTGCACAACTTTTCCGATATGGCCTCGCTTGTCATTGCCTTTGCCGCACGCAAGATCGCGCGCCGCCCGGCCGATGAGCGCATGACCTTCGGCTATGGCCGGGTCGAAATCGTCGCGGCCCTGATCAACTACACCACCCTCATCGTGATCGGCTTCTATCTGATCTACGAAGGTGGCATGCGCATGATTGATCCACCCGAAGTCATGGGGTGGACCGTCGTCATTCTCGGTGGAATCGCGCTTGTGGTCGACACGCTGACCGCAATGCTGACCTATTCGATGCAGAAGGGGAGCGTGAACATCCGTGCGCTTTTTCTCCACAACCTTTCGGATGCGCTTGCTTCGGTCGCGGTTATCGTCGCTGGGTCGCTGATCATCCTTTACGACATGCGTTGGGTCGATCCTGCCATCACCATCGGCATCGCGACCTACATCCTGTATCTGTCTTTCACTGAAATAGGCGGCCCAATCCGAACCCTGATGCTCGGGAGCCCGCCGGACATCGACAACGAGGCCGTCGTCGAAGCGATGCGGAAAGTCGAAGGCGTCGCCGACGTCCACCACGTCCATCTCTGGCAAATGCAAGAGCACGAGGCTGCGCTCGACTGTCATGTCGTCGTGGCAGCCGAGGGATGGTCGAAGATCGAAGAGATCAAGAGCGCGATCAAGGAGCGGCTGAAGGAAGAATTCGGCATCAGCCATTCCAGCCTCGAATTCGAGCACGAGGATCGCGCTCATCAGAACGCCGATCTCTACGGTCACGGCAACGCAAGTGAAAAGGAGAAGACCAATGTTCAAGGAAACGCTGACCGAGCGTGA
- a CDS encoding transglutaminase-like domain-containing protein, which yields MIDPLLVPTKLLDFDAAPLARLIENRSWRGLSEYDRIGAAYDFVRNEIAFGYNRADDIPASEVLSDGYGQCNTKGTLLMALLRGVGIRCRLHGFTIHKGLQRGVVPELVYPLAPQEILHSWVEIEFQGAWINLEGFILDDAFLDVLQTSFSDTESLCGYGAGTDCLGAPPVAWNGEDTYIQKTGIVQDFGVFDTPDAFYFSHEQSFGWLRGALYRHIIRHWMNARVRGFRSDRLKTDRRATHAHEEPANAT from the coding sequence ATGATCGACCCCCTACTTGTACCCACCAAACTACTGGATTTTGATGCCGCGCCTCTTGCGCGTCTAATTGAGAACCGCAGCTGGCGCGGCTTATCCGAATACGATCGGATCGGAGCTGCCTATGATTTCGTTCGGAATGAAATCGCGTTCGGATACAATCGAGCTGACGACATCCCCGCATCCGAAGTGCTTTCCGACGGCTATGGGCAGTGCAATACCAAAGGCACGCTCTTGATGGCGCTGCTGCGTGGTGTCGGCATTCGTTGCCGGTTGCATGGGTTTACGATCCACAAAGGCTTGCAGCGCGGTGTTGTCCCTGAGCTGGTGTATCCGCTTGCTCCGCAGGAAATTCTCCACTCATGGGTCGAGATCGAATTTCAAGGTGCCTGGATCAACCTTGAAGGCTTCATCCTGGATGACGCTTTCCTCGATGTCCTGCAAACGTCATTCTCGGACACAGAAAGTCTCTGCGGTTATGGCGCGGGCACGGATTGCCTTGGCGCGCCTCCCGTCGCCTGGAACGGAGAAGATACCTACATTCAGAAAACCGGCATCGTGCAGGATTTCGGCGTGTTTGATACGCCGGACGCCTTCTATTTTTCCCATGAGCAATCCTTTGGATGGCTGCGTGGTGCCCTTTACCGTCATATCATACGCCACTGGATGAATGCGCGCGTTCGTGGTTTCCGCAGCGACCGCCTCAAGACTGACCGACGCGCGACACACGCGCATGAGGAGCCTGCCAATGCCACATGA
- a CDS encoding cation transporter produces the protein MERRTLWIVLALNIGLAVAFFATGAFGDSSALIANGLDNLSDSFVYAIRLFALSRSAKWKRGAANVSGGLLILFAAGILYDAWRRYIGGSDPLGTIMIAMALIAAAINAVCVWLLAKLKNPNVNIRAANTFSYNDFAANLGIVVAGGLVAWLGTNWPDLVVGVIVAGIAAWGGIDILRDAHGEHHKAVHTDK, from the coding sequence ATGGAGAGACGGACGCTTTGGATCGTTCTGGCGCTCAATATCGGTTTGGCCGTGGCTTTTTTCGCAACAGGCGCCTTCGGCGACTCAAGTGCCCTGATCGCCAACGGGCTCGATAACCTCTCCGACAGCTTCGTCTACGCGATCAGACTTTTCGCTTTGTCCCGATCCGCCAAATGGAAACGCGGGGCGGCGAACGTTTCCGGCGGGCTGCTGATCCTGTTCGCTGCAGGCATCCTCTACGATGCGTGGCGCCGCTACATCGGTGGGTCAGATCCGCTCGGGACGATCATGATTGCAATGGCCCTGATCGCGGCGGCTATCAACGCAGTCTGCGTTTGGCTGCTCGCTAAGCTCAAAAATCCAAACGTCAATATCCGCGCGGCCAACACCTTCAGTTACAACGATTTCGCCGCGAACCTCGGGATCGTCGTGGCCGGTGGCCTCGTCGCTTGGCTAGGAACCAACTGGCCGGACCTTGTCGTCGGTGTGATCGTCGCCGGGATCGCGGCCTGGGGCGGTATCGACATCCTGCGCGACGCACACGGCGAACACCACAAAGCGGTTCACACGGACAAATAG
- a CDS encoding MerR family transcriptional regulator, whose translation MLTIGTLSKKTGTKVQTIRYYEQIGLMPEPGRTEGGQRRYDNAQLDRLSFIRHSRQLGFSLDAIRELLDLSDHPNRPCDEADAIARRQLKQVEQRMARLKALRTELKRMVHECSGGRTGDCKVLEVLRDHSECLTEHEEIGA comes from the coding sequence ATGCTCACGATCGGTACTCTGTCAAAGAAGACTGGCACGAAGGTGCAGACCATCCGGTACTACGAACAGATTGGGCTCATGCCCGAACCTGGCAGGACCGAAGGCGGGCAGAGGCGCTACGACAATGCACAGCTCGACCGGCTGTCCTTCATCCGCCATTCGCGACAACTCGGTTTCTCGCTCGATGCGATCCGCGAGCTGCTCGACCTCAGCGACCATCCCAACCGGCCCTGTGATGAGGCTGATGCCATCGCGCGTCGCCAGCTCAAACAGGTGGAGCAGCGCATGGCCCGCCTGAAGGCGCTGCGCACGGAACTGAAACGCATGGTTCACGAATGCAGCGGCGGGCGGACGGGAGATTGCAAGGTGCTTGAGGTGTTGCGGGACCATTCGGAATGCTTGACCGAACACGAGGAAATCGGGGCCTGA
- a CDS encoding SCO family protein — protein sequence MSLTSAQKFLWVLAGVAALAFVWLLLWSDYRADSARTDAEPPFFAEFELTDHQGMVQTEEDFAGRWMLVFFGFTNCPDVCPTTLSEVAAVMDGLGDDAAKVQPIFITIDPERDTPAALAEYVPLFDAGIIGLTGTPEQIAATSETFPIFFERVEEAAAPDGYTMGHTSHLFLFDPDAGFADSWPYGTSAEEILADLEERF from the coding sequence TTGTCCCTTACATCGGCACAGAAGTTTCTTTGGGTTTTGGCAGGCGTGGCAGCGCTTGCCTTCGTATGGCTCTTGCTATGGTCCGATTATCGTGCCGATAGCGCCCGAACTGACGCCGAGCCGCCTTTTTTCGCTGAGTTCGAACTGACGGACCACCAGGGTATGGTTCAAACCGAGGAGGACTTTGCGGGGCGCTGGATGCTGGTTTTTTTCGGCTTTACCAACTGCCCCGACGTCTGCCCGACGACCCTATCTGAGGTCGCGGCGGTGATGGACGGTCTGGGCGACGATGCCGCCAAGGTCCAGCCGATTTTCATCACCATCGACCCCGAACGGGACACGCCCGCCGCACTCGCCGAATACGTCCCGCTGTTCGATGCGGGCATCATCGGTCTGACCGGCACGCCGGAACAGATCGCCGCCACATCCGAGACGTTTCCGATCTTCTTTGAACGCGTCGAAGAGGCTGCGGCGCCGGATGGTTACACGATGGGCCACACGTCGCATTTGTTCCTCTTCGATCCCGACGCGGGCTTCGCCGACTCGTGGCCCTACGGCACCTCCGCCGAAGAGATACTCGCCGATCTGGAAGAGAGGTTCTGA
- a CDS encoding disulfide bond formation protein B, producing the protein MNRMSGETALGLAWIIALVASLAVLFVGEVLGQTPCVLCWFQRAFMFPLAIVLGLGLWWRDGRVGRYGIALALGGGAIALWHMGLYVGLVPERVQPCTATGPSCTDDNQLVFGIPIPLMALAAFALIGALSALSLKDTRT; encoded by the coding sequence ATGAACCGTATGTCCGGAGAAACAGCCCTCGGGCTGGCGTGGATCATCGCGCTCGTCGCCTCGCTTGCCGTGCTTTTTGTCGGCGAGGTGCTGGGGCAGACGCCCTGTGTGCTGTGCTGGTTCCAGCGCGCCTTCATGTTCCCCTTGGCCATTGTCCTCGGGCTCGGCCTTTGGTGGCGGGACGGCCGCGTGGGGCGCTACGGCATCGCATTGGCGCTTGGCGGCGGCGCAATCGCCCTCTGGCACATGGGGCTGTACGTCGGTCTTGTTCCCGAACGCGTCCAGCCCTGCACGGCCACCGGCCCCTCTTGCACCGATGACAACCAACTGGTCTTCGGCATCCCTATCCCGCTGATGGCGCTCGCCGCCTTCGCGCTGATCGGGGCGCTGTCGGCCCTTTCATTGAAGGACACACGAACATGA
- a CDS encoding DsbA family protein — translation MNRRGLILSVLALGAAGFGGATWFAIRPGPVAEAEPVAPELAEAMIRPYSPILGPADAPVTIVEFFDPACEACRAFHPIVKDIMAEHGEAVRVVIRYTPFHGAASEEAIRVLEAARMQDVYVPVLEAVLREQPRWASHGAPAPGLIFQIAATAGLDAEAARTQMLAPGVVAILNQDRADVEAVGIRQTPTFFVNGKPLDPFGEAELRRLVAAEVAAAQS, via the coding sequence ATGAATCGACGCGGCCTGATCCTGTCCGTTCTTGCCCTCGGCGCCGCCGGTTTCGGCGGAGCCACCTGGTTTGCAATCCGCCCCGGCCCAGTGGCCGAAGCGGAGCCCGTTGCTCCGGAACTTGCGGAGGCGATGATCCGCCCCTACTCGCCCATCCTCGGGCCTGCGGATGCGCCCGTCACGATCGTCGAATTCTTCGATCCGGCCTGCGAGGCCTGTCGCGCCTTTCATCCCATCGTGAAGGACATCATGGCCGAGCATGGGGAAGCTGTCCGCGTCGTGATCCGCTACACGCCCTTCCACGGCGCGGCATCCGAGGAAGCCATCCGCGTGCTCGAAGCGGCGCGCATGCAGGACGTTTACGTGCCGGTGCTCGAGGCCGTTCTGCGGGAACAGCCGAGATGGGCGTCGCACGGTGCCCCGGCGCCTGGCCTGATTTTTCAGATCGCCGCCACGGCCGGACTCGATGCCGAAGCCGCGCGCACGCAAATGCTGGCACCCGGTGTCGTGGCGATCCTTAACCAGGATCGTGCTGACGTCGAGGCCGTGGGAATTCGCCAGACGCCCACATTCTTTGTGAACGGCAAGCCGCTCGATCCATTCGGGGAGGCAGAGTTGCGTCGTCTGGTGGCCGCCGAAGTCGCTGCCGCGCAAAGCTGA
- a CDS encoding copper chaperone PCu(A)C — translation MKKYILTGTLAALLTLGGLSVPALAGPEDVVVENAWSRASIGMNRPGAAYMTIRNTGDEPVTLIGLTTPLAMMPEIHQTKTNAEGVSSMSPAGEIAIAPGESVALEPGGLHAMLMRLQEPMTEGDTFPLTLLFDDGGEVTVKVPILGIAARGPED, via the coding sequence ATGAAAAAGTATATTTTGACTGGCACACTGGCCGCGCTTTTGACCCTTGGAGGGCTCTCGGTGCCCGCGCTGGCCGGACCCGAGGATGTTGTCGTCGAGAACGCGTGGTCCCGCGCCTCCATCGGGATGAACCGTCCCGGGGCCGCTTACATGACGATCCGCAACACTGGCGACGAGCCGGTGACGCTGATCGGCCTTACAACACCGCTCGCGATGATGCCCGAAATCCACCAGACGAAGACCAATGCCGAAGGTGTGAGCTCCATGAGCCCGGCGGGGGAGATCGCGATCGCCCCGGGCGAGAGCGTCGCGCTCGAACCGGGGGGCCTGCACGCAATGCTGATGCGGCTACAAGAACCGATGACGGAAGGGGACACCTTTCCGCTGACCCTGCTTTTCGACGACGGAGGCGAAGTGACGGTCAAGGTGCCGATCCTCGGAATCGCCGCGCGGGGGCCAGAGGACTGA
- a CDS encoding SCO family protein has translation MRRRAVLGYGAAGVGAVALMLFVGWWQVDGPGGPEPVGQRPVALTEMDFRLTDHEGNAVGPETLIGRPTMAFFGFTYCPDVCPTTLSDISGWLDDLGDEADEMNVVFITVDPERDTVETMAEYVGYFHPAIRGWTGPEEQIARVADGFRATYERVPAESGDYTMNHTASVFLFAASGRFVTMIDYHEPKEFAVPKIRRALEEEMEGAT, from the coding sequence ATGCGGCGACGGGCGGTCCTGGGGTACGGCGCGGCTGGTGTCGGGGCGGTCGCCCTGATGCTCTTCGTCGGTTGGTGGCAGGTCGATGGACCCGGTGGACCCGAACCTGTCGGGCAGCGGCCTGTTGCCCTGACCGAGATGGATTTCCGTCTGACGGATCATGAGGGCAACGCGGTCGGGCCGGAAACCCTGATCGGTCGCCCGACGATGGCGTTCTTCGGCTTCACCTACTGTCCCGATGTCTGCCCGACCACGCTTTCTGACATTTCGGGATGGCTCGACGATCTGGGAGACGAGGCCGACGAGATGAACGTGGTTTTCATCACGGTCGATCCCGAGCGCGACACTGTCGAAACGATGGCCGAATATGTCGGCTACTTCCATCCGGCGATCCGCGGCTGGACGGGACCGGAAGAGCAGATAGCGCGCGTCGCGGACGGCTTCCGCGCCACCTACGAGCGAGTACCGGCGGAGAGCGGCGATTACACGATGAACCACACCGCGAGCGTCTTCCTGTTCGCAGCCTCTGGGCGATTCGTCACCATGATCGACTATCACGAGCCCAAAGAATTCGCGGTGCCGAAGATCCGCCGCGCGCTGGAAGAAGAAATGGAGGGGGCGACATGA
- a CDS encoding M23 family metallopeptidase, protein MRLRTLAACVAIAGTVSGAAIAISDSMSKEPVPPELAQAGSWMPQGPEAPQNVDIPVTLPAAAWADDAPDLSPLPLLQAAFADRPVQAIEPPLSTWSRDIAPGETLDFLLSEAGLAAPDRAEVALALGAEYDLRRLRPGHSVTVASTVDGSPRTVSLAVEDGVRIEVVFGEQMSTQVVAPDPEIVTLAGEAMIDSSIFAALDEAGIPARFSVDLAQMLGGTVDFRREMAGGETLRLLWREARVGEDRIGQPELAFAALEIGGSLYEIVWPDDGSGQATIYVDGEVLRVFAQPVEGARLSSVFGRRTHPVFGNVRMHTGVDFAAARGTPVQATAPGRVNFIGWRGGYGRVVEILHGSDTMTRYAHLSAVPEDLAQGQRVAAGDVIGRVGATGTATGPNLHYEVLVDGRPTDPLSDDRLAEAAESDADDTAALSRLAEARALLNENLGSEIAKTTTERL, encoded by the coding sequence ATGAGGCTCAGAACTTTGGCGGCTTGTGTCGCAATTGCGGGGACGGTTTCGGGAGCGGCTATCGCCATCTCTGATTCCATGTCGAAAGAACCCGTGCCGCCGGAACTTGCCCAGGCAGGTAGCTGGATGCCCCAAGGTCCTGAAGCCCCCCAGAACGTTGACATCCCCGTGACGCTGCCCGCGGCGGCATGGGCAGACGATGCACCCGACCTCAGCCCGCTGCCCCTTCTGCAGGCCGCGTTTGCCGACAGGCCGGTGCAAGCGATCGAGCCACCCCTGTCGACGTGGTCGCGCGACATTGCTCCGGGCGAAACGCTCGATTTCTTGCTGTCAGAGGCCGGTCTTGCGGCACCTGACAGAGCCGAAGTTGCCCTCGCGCTTGGTGCGGAATACGATCTGCGACGGCTGCGGCCGGGGCACTCGGTCACTGTCGCTTCGACCGTGGACGGCAGCCCCCGCACCGTCTCACTCGCCGTCGAGGACGGGGTTCGGATCGAGGTGGTTTTCGGCGAGCAGATGTCCACGCAGGTCGTGGCTCCGGATCCGGAAATCGTAACCCTTGCCGGCGAAGCCATGATCGACAGCTCGATCTTCGCGGCACTCGACGAAGCCGGCATACCCGCCCGTTTTTCCGTGGACCTTGCGCAGATGCTGGGTGGGACCGTGGATTTCCGCCGCGAGATGGCCGGTGGCGAAACACTAAGGCTTCTCTGGCGTGAGGCGCGGGTCGGAGAGGACAGGATCGGACAGCCCGAACTCGCCTTCGCCGCACTGGAGATCGGCGGTTCGCTTTACGAGATCGTATGGCCGGACGACGGCAGCGGTCAGGCGACGATCTACGTCGATGGCGAGGTGCTGCGCGTCTTCGCACAGCCGGTCGAGGGTGCGCGCCTCAGCTCGGTGTTCGGACGCCGCACGCATCCGGTCTTTGGCAACGTCCGGATGCACACCGGCGTCGATTTTGCAGCGGCACGTGGGACACCGGTTCAAGCGACGGCACCGGGGCGGGTCAATTTCATCGGCTGGCGCGGCGGATATGGTCGCGTGGTCGAAATCTTGCACGGCTCCGACACCATGACGCGCTACGCGCATCTGAGCGCCGTGCCGGAAGACTTGGCACAAGGCCAACGCGTTGCGGCGGGAGACGTGATCGGCCGCGTCGGCGCGACTGGCACGGCGACAGGTCCGAACCTGCACTATGAGGTGCTCGTGGATGGGCGCCCGACTGACCCCCTCTCTGACGACCGGCTCGCCGAAGCGGCCGAGAGCGATGCGGATGATACCGCCGCGCTCTCGCGTCTGGCCGAGGCGCGGGCGCTTCTGAATGAAAACCTCGGCAGCGAGATTGCCAAAACGACAACCGAAAGGCTCTGA
- a CDS encoding DUF411 domain-containing protein — protein MKRMTQVLAITLALFPAAQALAEATAIDVRKTNGCGCCLSWMKHLEENGFVPTGQDMFGGLLVRFKLDNGVPQRMVSCHTALIDGYVIEGHVPAADIRRLLEERPDAVGLAIPGMPYGSPGMGPEDDREAYDVFLVRKDGSTEVFSSYAEG, from the coding sequence ATGAAACGCATGACACAAGTTCTTGCCATCACGCTCGCCCTGTTCCCAGCGGCCCAGGCCCTCGCAGAGGCAACGGCGATCGACGTCCGCAAGACCAACGGATGCGGCTGCTGCCTCTCGTGGATGAAACATCTCGAAGAGAACGGGTTTGTGCCGACCGGCCAGGACATGTTCGGCGGGCTTCTCGTGCGCTTCAAGCTAGACAACGGCGTGCCGCAGCGCATGGTCTCCTGCCACACCGCGCTCATTGACGGCTACGTGATCGAGGGCCATGTACCGGCCGCTGACATCCGCCGCCTTCTCGAGGAGCGCCCGGACGCCGTCGGCCTCGCTATTCCGGGGATGCCCTATGGCTCGCCCGGCATGGGGCCAGAAGACGACCGCGAGGCCTATGATGTCTTCCTCGTCCGCAAGGACGGGTCGACGGAAGTCTTTTCGAGCTACGCCGAAGGATAA
- a CDS encoding ZIP family metal transporter, protein MENLSPIMLGFLGSLAAGSLTAVGAVPVLFGRIPSRATRDLSLGFAAGVMLAASFFSLIIPALDAAEPMFENGAMPAAIVCVSILLGMGAVALMNEKLPHEHFKTGREGPEAASLRRVWLFIIVITIHNFPEGLAVGVGFGSGGMEGGLPLAIGIGLQNAPEGLAVAVSLLGEGYPKLRAWGIAALTGMIEPIGGLLGAGIITLSEPLLPWGLAFAAGAMLYVISHEIIPETHRSGHQNRATLGLAVGLVLMLFLDVWLG, encoded by the coding sequence ATGGAAAATCTGTCTCCGATAATGCTCGGCTTTCTCGGAAGTCTTGCCGCCGGATCGCTCACAGCAGTCGGAGCAGTTCCCGTGCTGTTCGGGCGCATCCCGTCTCGGGCCACACGCGATCTGTCGCTCGGCTTCGCTGCCGGTGTGATGCTCGCCGCTTCTTTCTTTTCGCTGATCATCCCGGCATTGGATGCGGCGGAGCCGATGTTCGAAAACGGCGCGATGCCTGCGGCCATCGTATGCGTTTCGATTCTTCTGGGCATGGGGGCTGTCGCCCTGATGAACGAAAAGCTGCCGCACGAGCACTTCAAGACGGGACGCGAAGGGCCCGAAGCGGCGTCTTTGCGGCGGGTCTGGCTGTTCATCATCGTAATCACGATCCACAACTTCCCCGAAGGCCTTGCGGTTGGGGTCGGCTTCGGATCCGGAGGTATGGAGGGCGGTCTGCCGCTCGCCATCGGCATCGGGCTTCAGAATGCGCCCGAAGGATTGGCCGTCGCTGTATCTCTGCTGGGCGAGGGATATCCGAAGCTGCGCGCCTGGGGCATCGCGGCGCTGACGGGCATGATCGAGCCGATTGGCGGTTTGCTCGGGGCCGGCATCATCACACTGTCGGAACCGCTGCTTCCATGGGGTCTGGCCTTTGCCGCGGGCGCAATGCTCTACGTCATTAGCCACGAAATCATCCCCGAAACCCATCGCAGCGGCCATCAGAACAGGGCGACGCTCGGTCTCGCAGTCGGGCTCGTTCTGATGCTGTTCCTTGATGTCTGGTTGGGATGA
- the lspA gene encoding signal peptidase II, which translates to MIGVFAALAAFAIDQITKAIVVANAVTLSAGIPVFPGFNLVFYRNDGVTFGMLGGAPWWSLIAFALAICVWLGVMLFRADNAVETLAYGAIIGGALGNVIDRVRYRAVTDFLDFYIGTTHWPAFNLADVFVVSGVGLLLAAPWISARRSIKS; encoded by the coding sequence ATGATCGGCGTCTTCGCAGCACTTGCTGCGTTCGCGATCGATCAGATCACCAAAGCCATTGTCGTTGCGAATGCCGTCACTTTAAGCGCCGGAATTCCCGTGTTTCCGGGATTCAACCTCGTCTTTTATCGTAATGACGGCGTGACTTTCGGGATGTTGGGCGGCGCGCCGTGGTGGAGCCTCATCGCTTTCGCTCTTGCCATCTGTGTTTGGCTGGGGGTTATGCTGTTTCGCGCCGACAATGCGGTGGAAACGCTTGCCTACGGTGCGATCATTGGCGGAGCCCTGGGCAATGTCATCGATCGTGTGCGGTATCGGGCTGTAACAGACTTTCTCGATTTCTACATTGGCACAACACATTGGCCTGCCTTCAACTTGGCCGATGTATTTGTCGTCAGTGGCGTGGGGCTCTTGCTCGCCGCGCCATGGATCAGCGCGCGGCGTTCGATCAAGTCGTGA